In Parasphingorhabdus halotolerans, a single window of DNA contains:
- the thiC gene encoding phosphomethylpyrimidine synthase ThiC, producing the protein MADLPAKTEIGVTTGPIRGSKKVHVAAHSGSGIRVAMREIHLEGGEAPVRVYDTSGPYTDPEALIDITTGLNELRSPWIIARGDVEEVDQREIKPEDNGQLGPDRSGGVDPFPNVRRKVLRAKAGKNVSQMHYARQGIITPEMEYVAERENLGRERLKEYTRDGESFGAAIPDYVTPEFVRDEIARGRAIIPNNINHPESEPMAIGRNFLVKINANIGNSAVASDVAAEVDKMVWSIRWGADTVMDLSTGRNIHDTREWIIRNSPVPIGTVPIYQALEKVGGVAEDLTWEIFRDTLIEQAEQGVDYFTIHAGVRLPYVPMAAKRVTGIVSRGGSIMAKWCLAHHKESFLYEHFDDITEIMKAYDIAYSLGDGLRPGSIADANDEAQFSELYTLGELTHRAWKSDVQVMIEGPGHVPMHKIKENMEKQLEVCGEAPFYTLGPLTTDIAPGYDHITSGIGAAQIGWYGTAMLCYVTPKEHLGLPDRDDVKVGVVTYKLAAHAADLAKGHPAAQVRDDALSKARFEFRWRDQFNLSLDPDTAEEYHDQTLPAEGAKTAHFCSMCGPKFCSMKISQEVRDFASKQNQSAEGFIASEKLGADTAAASKAAAEEGMREMAKVYKDKGERLYLPEDEVGEVAE; encoded by the coding sequence ATGGCCGATCTCCCCGCAAAAACCGAAATTGGTGTAACTACCGGACCCATTCGCGGTTCGAAAAAAGTGCATGTAGCAGCGCATTCAGGCTCCGGTATTCGCGTGGCGATGCGGGAAATTCATCTGGAGGGCGGCGAGGCGCCGGTGCGCGTTTATGATACGTCCGGGCCTTATACCGATCCCGAGGCGCTCATTGATATTACCACCGGCCTGAACGAACTGCGCAGCCCGTGGATTATAGCGCGCGGCGATGTTGAGGAAGTGGACCAGCGGGAGATTAAACCGGAAGATAATGGCCAGCTTGGCCCTGATCGCTCCGGCGGTGTGGACCCGTTCCCGAACGTGCGGCGCAAGGTTCTCCGCGCCAAGGCGGGCAAAAATGTCTCCCAGATGCACTATGCGCGTCAGGGGATTATCACCCCCGAAATGGAATATGTCGCCGAGCGTGAAAATCTCGGGCGCGAGCGATTGAAAGAATACACCCGCGATGGCGAGAGTTTCGGCGCGGCGATCCCCGATTATGTGACACCCGAATTTGTGCGGGACGAGATTGCACGGGGCCGCGCGATTATCCCGAATAACATCAACCATCCTGAATCCGAACCGATGGCGATCGGGCGCAATTTCCTGGTGAAGATCAACGCCAATATCGGTAACTCGGCGGTGGCTTCTGATGTGGCGGCGGAAGTCGACAAGATGGTCTGGTCGATCCGCTGGGGCGCGGACACGGTTATGGATCTCTCCACTGGCCGTAATATTCACGACACCCGCGAATGGATAATCCGCAATTCGCCCGTGCCAATCGGCACTGTGCCGATCTATCAGGCGCTGGAGAAAGTCGGCGGCGTGGCGGAAGACCTGACCTGGGAAATTTTTCGCGATACGCTGATCGAACAGGCGGAGCAGGGCGTCGATTATTTCACCATCCATGCCGGCGTGCGGTTGCCCTATGTGCCGATGGCAGCGAAACGCGTTACCGGCATCGTCTCGCGCGGCGGGTCGATCATGGCGAAATGGTGCCTCGCACATCACAAGGAAAGCTTCCTCTACGAACATTTCGACGACATTACAGAAATCATGAAGGCCTATGACATCGCCTATTCACTCGGCGATGGCCTGCGCCCCGGCTCGATTGCGGACGCGAATGATGAGGCGCAATTCAGCGAGCTCTACACGCTGGGCGAGCTCACCCACCGCGCGTGGAAGTCGGATGTGCAGGTGATGATCGAGGGCCCCGGCCATGTGCCGATGCACAAGATCAAGGAGAATATGGAAAAGCAGCTCGAAGTCTGCGGCGAAGCGCCTTTCTATACGCTCGGCCCCCTTACCACCGACATCGCGCCCGGCTATGACCATATCACCAGCGGCATCGGCGCGGCGCAGATCGGCTGGTACGGCACCGCGATGCTTTGCTATGTCACGCCCAAGGAACATCTGGGCCTGCCCGATCGCGACGATGTGAAGGTCGGCGTGGTGACCTATAAGCTCGCGGCCCACGCCGCTGATCTGGCAAAGGGCCATCCGGCGGCACAGGTCCGCGATGATGCGCTGTCCAAGGCGCGGTTTGAATTCCGCTGGCGGGATCAATTCAATCTGTCGCTCGACCCCGACACAGCCGAAGAATATCACGACCAGACCCTCCCGGCGGAAGGCGCAAAGACCGCGCATTTCTGCTCCATGTGCGGGCCGAAATTCTGCAGCATGAAAATATCGCAAGAGGTCCGCGACTTCGCCAGCAAGCAAAACCAGAGCGCCGAAGGCTTTATCGCGTCCGAGAAATTGGGCGCAGACACCGCAGCAGCCAGCAAGGCCGCAGCCGAAGAAGGCATGCGCGAAATGGCGAAGGTTTATAAGGACAAGGGCGAGCGGTTGTACTTGCCGGAGGATGAGGTTGGGGAAGTGGCGGAGTAA
- a CDS encoding flavin-containing monooxygenase: MNAITIDKDALKAKYAEERDKRLRGDGSAQYVRLESEFSDLATDPYTPRKERDPVTDHVTFAFIGGGFAGLVVGGRLKEAGIEDVRIIEKGGDFGGTWYWNRYPGAQCDTASMIYMPLLEETGHVPTEKYAHAPEIRDHCSRIGNHFGLYEKALFHTEVNDLEWDEAQKVWIIRTSRGDAFTAKYIGMGTGPLHVAKLPGLPGIENFKGKSFHTSRWDYAYTGGNPEGAPQDKLADKRVAIIGTGATAVQCIPHLAKSAKELLVFQRTPSSVDRRDNAPIEEDWFSDVAEEGWQRKWQENFAANLGVGFPAEDLVNDGWTDLAKRVRANLKEVPPSEWTPERMLESFEDSDFQKMEEIRQRAAELVDDPDTGENLKAWYRQLCKRPCFHDEYLQAFNEPATRLIDTDGKGVERITENGVYAGGQEYEVDCIIYASGFEVSLDSVSRAGFDVTGKGGLKLSRHWEEGMRTRHGLHMAGFPNAFMVQPTQAANFIANVPHNIVDHADTIATIVSHAERQGHQTVEVTAEAEQAWLDFLDTGLGVNIGNTECTPGYYNNEGVGWGDNTRFMQGHPHGAMAFFNYMDGWRKSGEFEGLEFR; the protein is encoded by the coding sequence ATGAACGCGATCACGATTGATAAAGATGCCCTGAAAGCAAAATATGCCGAGGAACGCGACAAGCGTCTTCGCGGTGATGGCTCGGCGCAATATGTGCGGCTGGAAAGTGAATTTTCCGACCTCGCTACCGATCCCTATACGCCGCGCAAGGAGCGCGATCCTGTCACCGATCATGTTACATTTGCATTTATCGGCGGCGGCTTTGCCGGCCTAGTGGTTGGCGGGCGGCTGAAAGAGGCTGGCATCGAGGATGTCCGCATCATCGAAAAGGGCGGCGATTTTGGTGGCACTTGGTATTGGAACCGCTATCCCGGTGCACAGTGTGATACGGCCTCGATGATCTACATGCCGTTGCTCGAGGAAACCGGGCATGTTCCAACCGAAAAATATGCCCATGCACCGGAAATCCGCGATCATTGCTCACGGATTGGCAATCATTTCGGGCTTTATGAAAAGGCGCTTTTCCATACCGAAGTAAACGATCTGGAATGGGATGAAGCGCAGAAGGTGTGGATTATACGCACCAGTCGCGGCGATGCATTTACCGCGAAATATATCGGCATGGGCACAGGCCCGCTGCATGTTGCAAAGCTTCCCGGTCTTCCGGGAATCGAGAATTTCAAAGGCAAGTCGTTCCACACCAGCCGCTGGGACTATGCATATACTGGTGGCAATCCCGAAGGCGCGCCGCAGGATAAACTTGCCGACAAGCGCGTCGCAATAATTGGCACCGGCGCAACAGCGGTGCAGTGCATTCCACATCTCGCCAAGTCTGCCAAAGAATTGCTGGTGTTCCAGCGTACCCCATCAAGTGTGGATCGTCGTGACAATGCGCCGATTGAGGAAGACTGGTTCTCCGATGTCGCCGAAGAAGGCTGGCAGAGGAAGTGGCAGGAAAATTTTGCCGCGAATTTGGGTGTCGGATTCCCTGCAGAAGATCTGGTCAATGACGGCTGGACCGACCTCGCCAAACGCGTTCGCGCCAACTTGAAAGAAGTACCGCCGAGTGAATGGACACCGGAGCGTATGCTGGAATCATTCGAAGATTCCGACTTTCAAAAAATGGAAGAAATCCGTCAGCGCGCAGCGGAATTGGTGGACGATCCGGACACCGGCGAAAACCTGAAAGCCTGGTACAGGCAGCTATGTAAGCGTCCCTGCTTTCACGACGAATATCTGCAGGCCTTTAACGAACCGGCGACGCGCTTGATCGACACCGATGGCAAGGGCGTTGAGCGTATCACCGAAAATGGCGTCTATGCGGGCGGTCAGGAATATGAAGTCGATTGCATCATCTATGCCTCTGGCTTCGAAGTCTCGCTCGATTCTGTTTCCAGAGCAGGCTTCGACGTGACCGGCAAAGGTGGGTTGAAACTATCCAGGCATTGGGAAGAAGGCATGCGCACCAGACACGGACTGCATATGGCCGGTTTCCCCAACGCGTTCATGGTCCAGCCAACACAGGCCGCCAATTTTATCGCCAATGTTCCCCACAATATTGTCGATCATGCTGATACCATTGCGACGATCGTATCTCATGCCGAGCGTCAGGGGCATCAGACTGTTGAAGTCACGGCAGAAGCCGAACAGGCGTGGCTTGATTTTCTTGACACCGGTTTGGGCGTCAATATCGGAAATACCGAGTGTACGCCGGGATATTATAACAATGAGGGGGTCGGCTGGGGCGACAATACTCGCTTCATGCAGGGGCATCCGCATGGAGCAATGGCTTTTTTCAACTATATGGACGGGTGGCGGAAATCGGGCGAATTTGAAGGATTGGAATTTCGGTAA
- a CDS encoding MipA/OmpV family protein, with the protein MKKVEKTNTAAFVRTIFMGSFLFASAPAFALQGPPDMADSVFDDTYVTVGLGGSYSPSYDGSDDYTFSVLPVVTGSVKGIDFTPRGPGFAINVIPDRDNAKIDFLFGPVITASFDRVNDIKDTVVERLGELDTAIEVGPSAGIKINRITNPFDSLTAAVDVKWDVAGAHKGRVIAPSLTFFTPVSRGAAISLSANAEHVDDNFANYYYSISAAGSAASGLPTYAADSGWKSIGANAFGVIDLDGNALNGGFGIIVLGGYSRLLGDAKRSPITSIRGSADQWFGALGLGYTF; encoded by the coding sequence ATGAAAAAAGTCGAAAAAACTAACACCGCTGCATTTGTCCGCACCATTTTCATGGGCTCATTTCTATTCGCTTCCGCGCCAGCTTTTGCGCTACAAGGCCCGCCGGATATGGCCGACAGCGTTTTTGACGATACCTATGTCACCGTCGGTTTGGGCGGCAGCTATAGCCCTAGCTATGACGGGTCTGATGATTACACATTCTCGGTACTGCCGGTCGTCACTGGCAGCGTGAAGGGCATTGATTTTACGCCGCGCGGTCCCGGTTTTGCGATCAATGTGATTCCAGACCGCGACAATGCAAAGATCGATTTTCTATTCGGCCCTGTGATCACCGCGAGCTTTGACCGGGTGAATGACATCAAGGATACGGTGGTTGAACGTCTTGGCGAACTGGATACCGCGATTGAAGTTGGCCCGTCGGCAGGCATCAAGATCAACCGCATCACCAACCCGTTTGACTCGCTGACCGCAGCAGTCGACGTGAAATGGGACGTCGCTGGTGCGCACAAGGGCAGGGTCATCGCACCGAGCCTTACGTTTTTTACGCCGGTCAGTCGCGGTGCTGCGATAAGTCTGTCGGCCAACGCAGAGCATGTTGATGATAATTTTGCCAATTACTATTACAGCATCTCTGCTGCGGGAAGCGCCGCAAGCGGATTGCCCACTTACGCTGCCGATAGCGGCTGGAAAAGTATCGGTGCGAATGCTTTTGGCGTGATTGACCTCGATGGCAATGCGCTTAACGGCGGCTTTGGCATTATTGTGCTTGGCGGTTACAGCCGCCTGCTTGGCGATGCCAAGCGTTCGCCTATAACATCCATTCGCGGCAGTGCTGACCAGTGGTTTGGCGCGCTGGGGCTGGGATATACTTTCTAG
- a CDS encoding DUF2141 domain-containing protein produces the protein MALPLSGLAANQGAGASLATVAVSISNIRSQKGDVLVCLSNNPKYFPDCSKDKAARKIKVSAANAGNVKITGVKPGTYAIALVHDENANGKMDLRLFLPREGFGFSRNPKIGMGPPKFKSAQFTVGQDDADYAVTMKYIL, from the coding sequence ATGGCGCTACCGCTGAGCGGACTGGCAGCTAATCAGGGAGCGGGCGCATCGCTGGCGACCGTCGCCGTTTCGATCTCGAATATCCGCTCTCAAAAGGGCGACGTGCTGGTTTGCCTGAGCAATAATCCCAAATATTTCCCTGACTGCAGCAAGGACAAGGCTGCTCGCAAAATCAAGGTTTCGGCGGCCAACGCAGGGAATGTGAAAATAACCGGCGTAAAGCCCGGCACTTATGCGATCGCCCTGGTTCACGACGAAAACGCCAATGGAAAGATGGACTTGCGCCTGTTTTTACCGCGCGAGGGTTTTGGTTTCTCCCGCAATCCAAAAATCGGCATGGGACCGCCCAAGTTTAAATCCGCCCAGTTCACAGTGGGTCAGGACGATGCGGATTATGCCGTGACGATGAAGTATATTTTGTAG
- a CDS encoding sterol desaturase family protein — translation MEFVVLIAISAFAMTLIIGVRYLLSSGFFAWLTGRKHPGRYDTLKSQISREIRWSLASAAIYGIPAGVVAWGWQNAGWTQIYIDPNMYPIWYLPLSLFLYLFLHDTWFYWTHRLFHRPNWFKLAHAVHHDSRPPTAWAAMSFHPIEAVSGAIVIPALVIAVPIHVGVLGVVLLIMTVMGVTNHMGWEMFPRWLVQGRLGRGLITATHHEKHHELYRGNYGLYFRFWDKVCGTDIGLGSFDGATAERTGS, via the coding sequence ATGGAATTTGTTGTCCTCATAGCGATCTCGGCATTCGCCATGACCTTAATCATCGGCGTGCGCTATCTTTTGAGTAGTGGTTTTTTCGCATGGCTTACCGGGCGCAAGCACCCCGGTCGCTATGACACTCTGAAATCCCAGATTTCGCGGGAAATACGCTGGTCGCTAGCGTCTGCCGCGATTTACGGCATACCTGCGGGCGTCGTCGCATGGGGCTGGCAGAATGCTGGTTGGACGCAGATATACATTGATCCTAATATGTACCCGATATGGTATTTGCCCTTATCGCTTTTTCTCTATCTTTTTCTCCATGACACCTGGTTTTACTGGACCCATCGGCTGTTTCACCGGCCAAACTGGTTCAAGCTGGCGCACGCCGTCCACCACGATAGCCGTCCGCCGACCGCTTGGGCAGCAATGAGCTTTCACCCGATTGAGGCTGTGAGCGGCGCAATTGTGATTCCGGCTCTGGTTATCGCAGTTCCGATTCATGTCGGCGTATTGGGGGTGGTGCTGCTGATCATGACGGTTATGGGTGTCACCAATCATATGGGATGGGAAATGTTCCCGCGCTGGCTGGTTCAGGGCAGGTTAGGGCGCGGACTGATAACTGCGACCCATCACGAGAAACACCACGAGTTGTACAGGGGTAATTATGGGTTATATTTTAGGTTCTGGGACAAGGTCTGTGGCACTGATATCGGGCTTGGGTCTTTTGATGGCGCTACCGCTGAGCGGACTGGCAGCTAA
- the crtY gene encoding lycopene beta-cyclase CrtY, which yields MPKNTPVSNQYDLAIAGGGLAGGLVALALQKLRPELEIALIEADNHFGGNHIWSFFETDIEPEHRWLVEPLISQSWDSYDVHFPKYSRSFGTGYRSVTSDHFDKILRKMLPKASLKAGHKIAAMEKGLVTLENGDQIAAKAVIDARGGGDISALEYGWQKFCGQMLRLEKPHGVDRPIIMDATVDQIDGYRFVYCLPFGDREIFVEDTYYSDDRDLDQDALHQRIASYAADQEWKITEITRSEHGCLPVLYGGDFDAFWNNVNSANAKVGARAALVHPVTSYSLPMAVRTAIKIAEMPIIAQKKLDDMLYEYSASHWQTGKFYRMLCAMMFKAAKPDKRYLTLEHTYRKDQALIERFYAGKTTMLDQAALLSGKPPVPITKALPIMMKYR from the coding sequence ATGCCTAAAAACACGCCCGTCTCCAATCAATATGATCTTGCGATTGCAGGTGGCGGATTGGCGGGCGGTCTTGTCGCATTGGCATTGCAAAAATTGCGCCCGGAACTGGAGATCGCGCTGATCGAGGCGGACAATCATTTTGGTGGCAATCATATCTGGTCATTCTTCGAAACCGATATTGAACCGGAACATCGCTGGCTGGTTGAACCTCTGATTTCGCAGAGTTGGGATAGTTATGATGTGCATTTTCCAAAATACAGCCGCAGCTTCGGAACCGGATATCGCTCCGTTACATCGGACCATTTTGACAAAATACTGCGAAAGATGTTGCCCAAAGCCAGTTTGAAAGCCGGCCACAAGATTGCGGCAATGGAAAAAGGCCTGGTCACGCTGGAAAACGGCGATCAGATTGCTGCCAAAGCCGTGATTGATGCGCGCGGTGGCGGTGATATCTCGGCTCTGGAATATGGCTGGCAAAAATTCTGCGGCCAGATGCTGCGGCTCGAAAAGCCCCATGGTGTTGACCGCCCTATCATCATGGACGCTACGGTTGACCAGATTGACGGCTACCGCTTCGTCTATTGCCTGCCGTTTGGCGACAGAGAAATTTTTGTCGAAGACACCTATTATTCCGATGATCGCGATTTGGATCAGGATGCTCTCCATCAGCGCATTGCTAGCTATGCAGCGGACCAAGAGTGGAAGATCACCGAAATAACCCGCAGCGAGCATGGTTGCTTGCCAGTATTATACGGCGGCGATTTTGATGCTTTTTGGAATAACGTTAATAGCGCGAACGCGAAAGTCGGTGCCCGGGCTGCGCTCGTCCACCCGGTGACCAGCTATTCCCTGCCCATGGCCGTGCGGACAGCAATAAAAATTGCCGAGATGCCTATAATTGCACAGAAGAAACTTGATGATATGCTTTATGAATATTCCGCATCTCACTGGCAAACAGGGAAATTCTATCGGATGTTATGCGCGATGATGTTCAAAGCAGCAAAACCGGATAAACGATATCTTACGCTGGAACATACTTACAGAAAAGATCAGGCATTGATCGAGCGATTTTACGCTGGCAAGACAACAATGCTGGATCAGGCCGCCCTGCTCTCCGGCAAACCGCCGGTTCCCATTACCAAAGCCCTCCCCATTATGATGAAATATCGATGA
- a CDS encoding phytoene desaturase has protein sequence MTDITQTQSELFRKAAVIGSGFGGLALAIRLQSAGIQTTILESRDKPGGRAYFWEKEGFIFDGGPTVITDPDCLSQLWELTGHDMAKDIELMPVSPFYRLNWPDGTNFDYVNDPQELYKNIAAIEPDDVEGYKKFLEYSGGLYEEGYVKLGTKAFLDFKSMIKAAPALMKFEAYRSVYAKVSGFVKNEKLREFLSFQSLLVGGNPMKTSAIYGLIHKLERLGGVWFAKGGTNMLIAAMVKHFERIGGVIRLSDPVTKIDTIGDRASGVTCKSGWNENFDAVASNADIMHSYRDLLGHKHRSEKVTASLKKKKYSPSLFVVHFGLKGSWPGIPHHMILFGPRYKGLLEDIYDNGVLPKDFSLYLHHPTVTDPEMAPEGHSTFYVLAPVPHQGKLPIDWKEMGPIYEKRILDEIGQRLIPDIHDRIVTSFHYTPQDFGEDLNAHLGSAFSLEPLLTQSAWFRVHNRDDVIHNLYFVGAGTHPGAGIPGVVGSAKATAELMLEDLA, from the coding sequence ATGACTGACATAACCCAGACACAATCAGAACTGTTCCGGAAAGCCGCCGTTATCGGCTCAGGTTTTGGCGGCCTCGCGCTGGCAATACGGCTGCAATCGGCAGGCATTCAGACAACTATATTGGAGAGCCGCGACAAGCCAGGTGGGCGTGCGTATTTCTGGGAAAAAGAAGGGTTCATCTTTGATGGCGGGCCAACCGTCATCACCGACCCCGATTGCCTCAGCCAGCTTTGGGAGTTGACCGGCCATGATATGGCCAAGGATATTGAGCTGATGCCGGTATCGCCGTTTTACAGGCTCAACTGGCCCGATGGCACAAATTTCGACTATGTCAACGATCCTCAAGAGCTTTACAAAAATATCGCCGCAATCGAGCCTGATGATGTGGAAGGCTACAAAAAGTTCCTCGAATATAGCGGCGGACTATATGAAGAAGGTTATGTCAAGCTTGGCACCAAAGCGTTTCTTGATTTCAAATCAATGATCAAGGCCGCACCAGCGCTGATGAAGTTTGAGGCTTATCGCTCTGTATATGCTAAGGTTTCCGGTTTTGTGAAGAACGAGAAACTGCGCGAGTTCCTGTCGTTCCAGTCGCTACTCGTGGGCGGCAACCCGATGAAGACCAGCGCCATCTATGGTCTTATCCACAAGTTGGAACGGCTTGGCGGCGTGTGGTTTGCCAAGGGCGGAACCAACATGCTGATTGCCGCGATGGTGAAGCATTTTGAACGTATCGGCGGTGTAATCCGGCTGAGCGATCCGGTTACAAAAATCGATACTATCGGCGATCGCGCGTCGGGTGTCACCTGCAAATCCGGCTGGAACGAGAATTTTGATGCCGTCGCCTCCAATGCCGACATCATGCACAGCTACCGCGATCTGCTGGGGCATAAACATCGCAGCGAAAAGGTAACTGCGTCACTGAAAAAGAAGAAATATTCGCCGTCGCTGTTTGTTGTCCATTTCGGGCTCAAAGGGTCATGGCCCGGTATCCCACATCATATGATCCTGTTTGGCCCGCGCTATAAAGGCCTGCTGGAAGATATTTACGACAATGGCGTGCTGCCGAAAGATTTTTCACTTTACCTCCATCACCCAACAGTCACTGATCCGGAAATGGCACCAGAGGGCCATAGCACTTTCTATGTGCTTGCACCGGTGCCGCATCAGGGCAAGCTGCCGATCGATTGGAAGGAAATGGGCCCGATCTACGAAAAGCGTATATTGGACGAGATCGGCCAGCGGCTGATCCCCGATATTCATGACCGCATCGTCACCAGCTTCCACTATACCCCGCAGGATTTTGGAGAAGATCTTAACGCCCATCTCGGCAGTGCATTCAGTCTTGAACCATTGCTGACGCAGAGCGCGTGGTTCCGGGTGCATAACCGCGATGATGTGATCCATAATCTATATTTTGTCGGCGCAGGAACTCACCCAGGTGCCGGAATTCCCGGTGTTGTCGGCAGCGCGAAGGCGACGGCTGAGCTGATGCTGGAAGATCTGGCGTAA
- a CDS encoding phytoene/squalene synthase family protein — MNRKNLVLYAKSTIDRGSKSFAAASKLFGKKTRERVWLLYAWCRECDDLADGQMLGGRMSAVPDPKKAVAATRMLTRRAHGGEKTGKPAFDAFGVVSQECGIPLEFANDVIDGFVLDADAWRPETEDDLYQYCYHVAGAVGCMMAIVMGVPKGDNDTLDRACDLGLAFQLANIARDVAEDNEAGRCYLPVDWIAEVRLNPDDLMNINRRDALVILIDRLCDSAELYEASARVGAAQLPFRSRWAVLAAAGIYGDIARQVRVSQGGSLAQRIYTTKTTKAGWVAKALWQAMFKSPYVDRSSLWSRNSLANRNEAIGNSAQRAVAR; from the coding sequence GTGAACCGGAAAAACCTTGTCCTCTATGCTAAATCGACCATTGATCGCGGATCAAAATCCTTCGCTGCGGCCTCAAAGCTGTTTGGCAAAAAAACCCGCGAACGCGTCTGGCTGCTCTATGCGTGGTGCCGCGAATGTGATGATCTTGCCGATGGCCAAATGCTTGGCGGCAGGATGTCAGCAGTTCCCGACCCAAAAAAGGCGGTTGCCGCGACAAGAATGCTCACCCGGCGCGCGCATGGCGGCGAAAAAACCGGCAAGCCAGCCTTCGATGCCTTTGGTGTTGTCTCGCAGGAATGTGGCATTCCGCTGGAATTCGCCAATGATGTGATTGATGGCTTTGTTCTGGACGCAGACGCCTGGCGTCCCGAAACCGAGGATGATCTCTATCAATATTGCTATCATGTCGCTGGTGCCGTTGGTTGCATGATGGCTATCGTCATGGGCGTCCCCAAGGGTGACAATGACACATTGGATCGGGCCTGTGATCTGGGATTGGCCTTTCAGCTAGCCAATATCGCACGCGATGTCGCCGAAGACAATGAAGCTGGTCGATGCTATTTGCCGGTGGACTGGATCGCAGAAGTGCGCCTCAATCCCGATGACTTGATGAATATTAACCGCCGCGATGCGCTGGTGATACTGATTGATCGTCTTTGCGATTCTGCCGAGCTATATGAAGCGTCTGCGAGGGTGGGCGCGGCACAATTGCCATTTCGGTCGCGCTGGGCGGTGCTCGCCGCTGCCGGAATCTATGGAGATATCGCCCGGCAAGTGCGCGTCTCCCAAGGCGGTTCGCTCGCTCAGCGCATCTATACAACCAAGACAACCAAGGCGGGCTGGGTTGCCAAAGCCCTTTGGCAGGCAATGTTCAAATCACCCTATGTTGATCGATCAAGTTTGTGGAGCCGGAACAGTTTAGCGAACAGAAATGAAGCGATCGGTAATTCAGCGCAACGGGCCGTCGCGCGCTGA
- a CDS encoding 3'(2'),5'-bisphosphate nucleotidase CysQ, which produces MAEIDFDRVVAIAGEAGDLAMRDWRAGEKAENSWDKSPGQVVSDADLAVNKFLRQKLEALVPEAGWLSEETHIDKSGAGKNLTWVVDPIDGTKDFVKGKPGWCISIGLVENGAPVFGVLNAPAMGELWVAKAGDHTEVNGKALVASTRDKYDGSRIPLDQIPPDVDLVVVPKPNSIALRMAMVADDRADLVATIRWGHEWDIAAAHVIAAEAGARVTDAFGQSLNYNGTHGQAFGVLCCSPNIHDAAVKRLDKIAQEILARETNPNL; this is translated from the coding sequence GTGGCTGAGATTGATTTTGACCGGGTCGTAGCCATAGCTGGTGAGGCCGGTGATCTTGCCATGCGTGATTGGCGAGCCGGAGAAAAAGCAGAAAATAGTTGGGATAAATCCCCCGGACAAGTCGTGAGCGATGCCGATCTTGCGGTGAATAAATTTCTGCGCCAAAAACTGGAAGCGCTGGTGCCAGAGGCTGGCTGGTTGTCTGAAGAGACCCATATCGACAAATCAGGTGCTGGCAAGAATCTGACATGGGTGGTTGATCCGATTGATGGCACCAAGGATTTCGTCAAAGGCAAGCCGGGCTGGTGCATTTCGATAGGCTTGGTGGAAAACGGCGCGCCGGTGTTTGGCGTGCTGAATGCGCCGGCCATGGGCGAACTCTGGGTCGCCAAAGCGGGTGATCATACGGAAGTGAACGGCAAGGCGCTTGTTGCAAGTACCCGCGACAAATATGATGGATCGCGGATTCCACTGGACCAGATTCCTCCGGACGTCGATCTTGTGGTTGTTCCAAAGCCCAATAGTATCGCACTGCGTATGGCGATGGTTGCCGATGACCGCGCTGACCTGGTGGCGACAATCCGTTGGGGTCACGAATGGGACATTGCCGCAGCGCACGTCATCGCGGCAGAGGCGGGTGCGCGGGTTACGGATGCCTTTGGCCAGTCGCTCAATTACAATGGCACCCATGGTCAGGCGTTCGGCGTATTATGCTGTTCGCCCAACATCCACGATGCAGCAGTTAAAAGGCTGGATAAAATTGCGCAAGAGATTTTGGCGCGCGAGACAAACCCTAATCTTTAG